The uncultured Ilyobacter sp. genome has a segment encoding these proteins:
- the yidD gene encoding membrane protein insertion efficiency factor YidD — protein sequence MKRILLTLIKIYQKFISKLLGKNCRFYPTCSSYTYHAIEEHGCFIGIFLGIRRILKCHPFHPGGYDPVPPSRKKPKNKGD from the coding sequence ATGAAAAGAATATTATTAACTTTAATTAAAATTTATCAAAAATTTATATCCAAATTATTGGGCAAGAACTGTAGGTTTTATCCTACTTGTTCTTCTTACACATATCACGCGATAGAGGAGCATGGGTGTTTTATAGGGATATTTTTGGGAATAAGAAGAATCTTAAAATGTCACCCCTTTCATCCTGGCGGGTATGACCCTGTGCCTCCTAGTAGAAAAAAGCCAAAAAACAAGGGGGATTAA
- a CDS encoding YidC/Oxa1 family membrane protein insertase has translation MNFITVPLEQIILYLYKIIGNFGLSIIGITVLIKLLLLPLTLKQDKSMKAMKRIQPEIDKIKEKYKNDKQLLNEKTMELYQKYKVNPAAGCLPMLVQLPILWALFAVLRKAPVDGGIVPIESTFLWLTLVKPDPFYILPVLNGLVAFVQQKIMGSGSNPQMKNMMYMFPIMMVFISYKMPAGLQIYWLTSSAAGILQQYYVMKRGDEA, from the coding sequence ATGAACTTTATTACCGTACCTTTAGAGCAAATTATCCTATATTTGTATAAAATAATAGGTAACTTCGGTTTATCTATTATTGGAATAACTGTTCTAATAAAATTATTATTGCTACCGCTGACACTAAAGCAGGACAAATCCATGAAGGCAATGAAAAGAATACAGCCTGAAATTGATAAAATAAAAGAAAAATATAAAAATGATAAACAACTCTTAAATGAGAAAACAATGGAATTATATCAAAAATATAAGGTGAATCCTGCTGCCGGGTGTTTACCTATGTTGGTACAGCTACCTATATTATGGGCACTTTTTGCAGTTTTAAGAAAAGCACCTGTTGATGGGGGGATCGTACCTATAGAGTCGACTTTTTTATGGTTAACTCTTGTAAAGCCGGATCCATTCTATATACTACCTGTACTAAACGGTTTGGTTGCATTTGTACAACAAAAAATTATGGGATCAGGTTCTAATCCACAGATGAAGAATATGATGTACATGTTCCCGATTATGATGGTATTTATATCTTATAAAATGCCTGCAGGTCTTCAAATTTACTGGTTAACCTCTAGTGCTGCTGGAATTCTACAGCAATATTATGTAATGAAAAGAGGAGATGAAGCATAA
- the mnmE gene encoding tRNA uridine-5-carboxymethylaminomethyl(34) synthesis GTPase MnmE, which produces MFDTIAAISTPRGEGGIGIVRMSGDDSIKILSKVFRVKSEKKIEDLKSHTINYGHIYDGEVLIDEVMVSFLKGPKTYTREDIVEINCHGGYLITEKILELLLKKGARIAEQGEFTRRAFLNGRLDLTQAEAVMDIIHGKTDKSISLSLNQLRGDLKNQIGILKKMILDVAAHVNVVLDYPEEGIDDPLPDNLMDNLIEVLKTSDALIASYDKGKMIKEGVKTAIVGKPNVGKSSLLNTILKEERAIVTHIAGTTRDIIEEVINLKGIPLILVDTAGIRTTDDVIENIGVKKSEDLIDKADLVLFVVDGSRELEEEDIKVHDQLNADKVIGILNKIDMERKLDLTPLNKVGKWIEISATENLGISNMEDEIYKYIVSGQVEDSSQKLIITNVRHKSALEKTKQAVENILETINIGLPMDLMAVDLKEALDSLSEVTGDISTEDLLDHVFSNFCVGK; this is translated from the coding sequence ATGTTTGATACAATCGCTGCTATCTCGACTCCTAGAGGCGAGGGTGGAATAGGAATAGTGAGAATGTCTGGAGACGATTCTATAAAGATATTGTCTAAGGTATTCAGAGTAAAATCAGAAAAAAAGATAGAAGATCTGAAAAGCCACACAATAAATTATGGTCATATCTATGATGGAGAGGTTCTTATAGATGAAGTTATGGTATCCTTTTTGAAAGGTCCTAAGACCTATACTAGAGAGGACATTGTAGAGATCAACTGTCATGGTGGATATCTTATTACAGAAAAGATTTTGGAACTTCTTTTGAAAAAAGGTGCTAGAATCGCAGAGCAGGGTGAGTTTACCAGAAGAGCTTTTTTAAATGGAAGGCTAGATCTTACCCAGGCTGAAGCTGTAATGGATATAATTCATGGAAAGACAGACAAAAGTATATCCCTTTCCCTAAATCAGCTGAGAGGGGACTTAAAAAATCAGATAGGTATACTTAAAAAAATGATTCTTGATGTGGCGGCCCATGTGAATGTGGTATTAGATTATCCAGAAGAGGGAATAGATGATCCTTTACCTGACAATCTCATGGACAATTTGATAGAGGTTCTAAAAACTTCGGATGCTCTGATAGCCTCTTATGATAAGGGTAAAATGATAAAAGAGGGTGTAAAAACAGCCATAGTTGGTAAACCAAATGTTGGTAAATCCAGCCTTCTAAATACCATATTAAAAGAGGAAAGAGCCATAGTAACTCATATAGCAGGGACAACAAGGGATATAATAGAGGAAGTTATAAACCTAAAAGGGATCCCTCTTATACTAGTTGATACAGCTGGAATAAGGACTACTGATGATGTTATTGAGAATATAGGTGTAAAAAAATCAGAAGATCTTATAGATAAAGCTGATCTTGTACTCTTTGTAGTTGATGGTTCTAGGGAATTAGAAGAGGAAGATATCAAAGTTCACGACCAGCTTAATGCAGATAAAGTTATAGGTATCTTAAATAAGATAGATATGGAAAGAAAACTTGATCTGACTCCTTTAAACAAGGTTGGAAAATGGATAGAAATATCTGCAACTGAGAATCTAGGAATTTCCAATATGGAGGATGAAATTTATAAGTATATAGTTTCAGGCCAGGTAGAGGATAGTTCTCAAAAACTTATAATCACAAATGTAAGGCATAAATCTGCCTTGGAAAAAACCAAGCAGGCAGTGGAAAATATATTGGAAACGATAAATATTGGACTGCCTATGGACCTTATGGCAGTGGATCTAAAAGAGGCACTTGATTCACTTTCTGAGGTAACAGGTGATATATCTACAGAGGATCTTCTAGATCATGTTTTCAGCAACTTTTGTGTAGGAAAATAA
- a CDS encoding SDR family NAD(P)-dependent oxidoreductase translates to MNCLCDKKIINSEEELMKEYLEREKLDYTLSENDISYLKNKKVLVTGGGGAIGSHLVRQLTELGVSKILVLDNHENGLYDVKRYFKNHIEDKELLHCLLGDIRDKNYIENIIKTLRPDIIFHYANYKSAALGNFYPREFIKVNIEGTINLLKAGRDAGIEKFIFISSDKAEQPSQSYGRTKRACEILISIILRNTGVKYGAMRYCNVLDSKGSFAIPTFREQILKGLPVTVRKVGDSEIPKRYFIKKGTAVKLALKVGSLCNKGEIFSINKEIINSIYIDDVVKIIAKNLQIEDVEDWFHENVKYINGEKGEKVKEHLGKGIEVVDTPLIKIDKPFTTKEKIFISAIDKLMMDVNQCKIDISNSYLEKKLSDLELD, encoded by the coding sequence ATGAATTGTTTATGTGACAAAAAAATTATTAATTCGGAAGAGGAGTTAATGAAAGAGTATTTGGAAAGAGAAAAACTAGATTATACTTTGTCAGAAAATGATATATCCTATTTGAAAAACAAGAAAGTTCTTGTAACTGGTGGCGGCGGAGCAATAGGGTCACATCTAGTACGTCAGCTGACGGAACTAGGTGTATCTAAAATACTTGTTTTGGATAATCATGAAAATGGACTCTACGATGTAAAAAGATATTTTAAAAATCATATAGAGGATAAAGAGTTGCTTCACTGTCTTTTAGGAGATATCAGGGATAAAAATTATATAGAAAATATTATAAAAACCTTACGTCCGGATATTATTTTTCATTATGCCAATTACAAAAGTGCGGCATTAGGTAATTTTTATCCAAGAGAGTTTATAAAAGTAAATATAGAAGGAACTATAAATTTACTGAAGGCAGGTAGAGATGCAGGTATTGAAAAATTTATATTTATATCATCTGATAAAGCTGAACAACCAAGTCAGAGCTACGGAAGAACAAAAAGAGCCTGCGAAATACTGATCTCAATAATACTGAGAAATACGGGAGTAAAATACGGAGCAATGAGATACTGCAATGTTCTAGACAGTAAAGGAAGTTTTGCCATTCCCACATTTAGAGAGCAGATTTTAAAGGGACTACCTGTAACTGTGAGAAAAGTAGGCGACTCTGAAATACCTAAAAGATATTTTATAAAAAAAGGCACTGCTGTAAAACTTGCACTTAAAGTGGGAAGTTTATGCAATAAGGGAGAAATATTCAGTATTAACAAAGAAATTATTAATTCTATTTATATTGATGATGTCGTTAAAATTATTGCTAAAAATTTGCAAATAGAGGATGTTGAAGATTGGTTTCATGAAAATGTAAAGTATATAAATGGAGAAAAGGGGGAAAAAGTAAAAGAGCATCTGGGAAAAGGAATAGAGGTTGTCGATACACCACTTATAAAAATAGATAAACCTTTTACAACAAAAGAAAAAATATTTATAAGTGCCATAGACAAACTAATGATGGATGTTAATCAGTGCAAAATAGACATTTCCAACAGCTACTTAGAAAAGAAGCTATCAGATTTGGAATTAGATTGA
- the rpmH gene encoding 50S ribosomal protein L34 produces MSKRTFQPNNHKRKKNHGFRARMKTKTGRQVLKRRRTRGRAELSA; encoded by the coding sequence ATGAGTAAAAGAACTTTCCAACCTAATAATCACAAAAGGAAAAAAAATCACGGATTTAGAGCCAGAATGAAAACTAAAACTGGAAGACAAGTCTTAAAAAGAAGAAGAACAAGAGGAAGAGCAGAATTATCAGCATAA
- the rnpA gene encoding ribonuclease P protein component has protein sequence MNKLKKNEQFQNIYKTGIKAFGYYSLVYIKTNKENDNNQVGFVVSKKTGNAVCRNRLKRLFREYYRLNEEKIKKSYDIVFIAKRTAGIKVKTLKYNQMEKDLNLIFKKLNMFV, from the coding sequence ATGAATAAGCTAAAAAAAAATGAACAATTCCAAAATATCTATAAAACAGGAATTAAAGCATTTGGATACTACTCCTTAGTATACATAAAGACCAATAAAGAAAATGATAACAATCAAGTTGGTTTTGTTGTAAGTAAAAAAACCGGTAATGCTGTATGTAGAAACAGGCTTAAAAGACTTTTTAGAGAATATTATCGATTGAATGAAGAAAAAATAAAAAAAAGTTATGATATAGTTTTCATAGCTAAAAGAACTGCGGGAATAAAAGTAAAAACTCTAAAATATAATCAGATGGAAAAAGATCTGAATCTTATTTTTAAAAAGTTGAATATGTTCGTATGA
- the mnmG gene encoding tRNA uridine-5-carboxymethylaminomethyl(34) synthesis enzyme MnmG yields the protein MNRMEFDVIVVGGGHAGCEAALASARLGKKTAMFTMYLDNIAMMSCNPSIGGPGKSHLVAEIDVLGGEIGRHTDRYNLQLKHLNTSKGPAARITRGQADKYWYRVKMKEIIENTPGLELIQETIDEIITEDGHVTGVVSSLGIEYKAKSVVLATGTFLKAKVVIGDVVYPAGRQGEGSAEKLSESLLKNGIYLERYQTATPPRIDKRTVDFSKLKEMHGEKNPNFFSLFTKKEKNRTVPTWLTNTTEKTIEVARELLHFSPIVTGVIKTHGPRHCPSLDRKVLNFPDKKDHQIFLEMESMESNELYVNGLTTAMPPFAQEKMMRTIAGLENAKIMRYGYAVEYDYAPAYQLYPSLENKKVGNLYFAGQINGTSGYEEAATQGFMAGVNAARKVDGKDPVIIDRSEAYIGVLIDDIIHKKTPEPYRVLPSRAEYRLTLRFDNAFMRLLDKSREIGIISEDKIKYLENCIENIDLEVERLKQESVPLSKANELLEKKGEKQRVVKGVTVSEILKFKNVSYEDLAAITDIQDFPDFVKNQIETIIKYEVFIDRERSQIEKFKKLEGLKIPENFNFSEIKGISNIARHGMEEVQPLSIGEATRISGVTGHDIALLIAHIERMRKGQ from the coding sequence ATGAATAGGATGGAATTTGATGTTATAGTTGTAGGTGGAGGTCATGCAGGATGTGAAGCTGCTCTTGCATCAGCAAGACTGGGTAAAAAAACTGCCATGTTTACAATGTATCTTGATAACATAGCAATGATGTCTTGTAATCCATCAATAGGTGGACCTGGAAAAAGCCACCTCGTGGCAGAAATAGATGTTTTGGGGGGAGAGATTGGGAGACATACTGACAGGTATAATCTTCAGTTAAAGCATCTTAATACGAGCAAAGGACCTGCCGCTAGAATAACAAGAGGTCAGGCGGATAAATACTGGTACAGGGTAAAGATGAAAGAGATAATTGAAAATACCCCTGGATTAGAGCTTATTCAGGAAACGATAGATGAGATTATTACTGAAGATGGACATGTAACTGGGGTAGTTTCATCCCTTGGAATAGAATATAAAGCAAAGAGTGTAGTACTGGCTACCGGGACATTTTTGAAAGCTAAAGTTGTAATAGGAGATGTGGTCTATCCTGCAGGAAGACAGGGAGAAGGCTCTGCAGAAAAACTTTCTGAAAGTCTTTTGAAAAACGGTATTTATCTGGAAAGATACCAGACAGCAACCCCTCCTAGGATAGATAAGAGGACAGTAGATTTTTCAAAACTGAAAGAGATGCACGGAGAGAAAAATCCTAATTTTTTCTCATTATTTACTAAAAAAGAAAAAAACAGGACTGTTCCCACATGGTTGACTAATACAACGGAAAAGACGATAGAGGTGGCAAGAGAGCTCCTTCATTTTTCCCCGATAGTAACTGGTGTAATAAAAACCCATGGTCCGAGACACTGTCCTTCATTAGACAGAAAGGTTCTAAATTTTCCAGATAAAAAAGATCACCAGATATTTCTAGAGATGGAGTCTATGGAATCAAATGAACTCTATGTAAATGGACTGACTACAGCTATGCCTCCATTTGCCCAGGAGAAAATGATGAGAACGATAGCTGGACTTGAAAATGCCAAGATAATGAGATATGGTTATGCTGTAGAGTATGACTATGCCCCTGCATATCAGCTCTATCCAAGTCTTGAAAATAAAAAAGTTGGAAATTTGTATTTTGCAGGACAGATAAACGGTACCTCTGGATATGAAGAGGCTGCCACCCAGGGATTTATGGCGGGAGTAAACGCCGCTAGAAAAGTAGACGGAAAAGATCCTGTGATAATAGACAGAAGTGAAGCCTATATAGGGGTTCTTATAGATGATATAATACACAAGAAAACTCCAGAACCTTATAGAGTACTGCCGTCAAGGGCTGAATACAGGCTCACTCTTAGATTTGACAATGCCTTTATGAGACTTTTAGATAAATCTAGAGAGATAGGTATAATTTCAGAGGATAAAATCAAGTATTTGGAAAACTGCATAGAAAATATTGACCTTGAAGTAGAAAGACTCAAACAGGAAAGTGTGCCCTTATCAAAAGCCAATGAACTCCTTGAAAAAAAAGGAGAAAAGCAGAGAGTTGTAAAAGGTGTGACAGTCAGTGAGATACTTAAATTTAAAAATGTATCTTACGAAGATCTAGCTGCCATAACGGATATACAGGATTTTCCAGACTTTGTAAAAAATCAGATAGAGACAATAATAAAATACGAGGTCTTTATTGACCGAGAAAGATCTCAAATTGAAAAATTTAAAAAATTAGAAGGTCTTAAAATTCCAGAAAATTTTAATTTTTCTGAGATAAAAGGTATATCTAATATAGCAAGACACGGTATGGAGGAGGTACAGCCTCTTTCTATAGGAGAAGCCACGAGAATAAGCGGGGTTACGGGACATGATATAGCTCTTCTCATAGCCCATATTGAAAGGATGAGAAAAGGCCAGTAA
- the jag gene encoding RNA-binding cell elongation regulator Jag/EloR has protein sequence MSSVVEIKAMTKEEAIQRALKICEAKIEQVVKVEEKIKSKSFLGFFKKEGLFEIEIKKEAESEVIKKAQEILDYMGLNLQMEILKSSDHFVLLNLYGEDNGIIIGKKGKTLNSFEYLLNSLVKNMKVEVDVEGFKEKRANTLRDLARKMSEKALKSDKAIRLNPMPPRERKIIHEIVNKYEDLDTYSEGRDPKRYIVIKKKRQG, from the coding sequence ATGAGTAGCGTTGTTGAGATAAAAGCAATGACAAAGGAAGAAGCTATTCAGAGAGCATTAAAAATCTGCGAAGCTAAAATTGAGCAGGTTGTAAAAGTTGAGGAAAAAATCAAATCAAAATCCTTTCTTGGTTTTTTTAAAAAAGAGGGGCTCTTTGAAATAGAGATAAAAAAAGAAGCAGAATCTGAAGTCATAAAAAAAGCTCAGGAAATACTTGATTATATGGGACTTAATCTTCAAATGGAAATATTAAAATCAAGTGATCACTTTGTACTTTTGAATCTATATGGTGAAGATAACGGAATAATCATAGGGAAAAAAGGTAAGACTCTAAACAGCTTTGAATATCTTTTAAACAGCCTTGTAAAAAATATGAAGGTTGAAGTTGATGTTGAGGGATTCAAGGAAAAGAGAGCAAATACTTTGAGAGACCTTGCTAGAAAAATGTCTGAAAAAGCGTTAAAATCTGATAAAGCAATAAGGTTAAATCCGATGCCTCCAAGAGAAAGAAAAATAATTCACGAAATTGTAAATAAATATGAGGATCTAGACACTTATAGTGAGGGTAGAGATCCAAAGAGATATATTGTTATAAAAAAGAAGAGGCAGGGATAA
- the mfd gene encoding transcription-repair coupling factor encodes MFKDMKFDREKMYRGAVPFFLMNRNKKIIYISSSNKNIEDYYFTLSDYYKESVYKIENFNYSDEEFQTINYGLLKLLENRDNWILLVSLEGILKDYFTRGEQIQLCLEKEYDLKVIEEKLVKNGFRKNYLVEKRWEYSRRGDIIDIYPPNGENPVRIEFFGDEVERISYFNIETQKSIGNLDEINVYINNNKDRKKSFSELLEKMVSDEPEIYIENQELMNYKLEEFILRNREDETDLRNKYSDILEKTVSTEIIRFQNEDSENYQDYENVKKISAEKKVIIMTEEEKRYKEIFFGTPLKILKEQHYEGFVNADTLVLTDRELKGIRIRRTDIAKDSVKYTNVNQIRPGDYIIHDIYGVGIYLGIEKIDENDYLSIKYAGEDKLYVPVTGLNRIEKYICEKGSTPEIYNLGRRGFRKRREKLQKDIMEFAKELIQIQAKRQSKNGFAFSKDTVWQEEFEEGFPYDETKDQMKSIEEVKQDMESHTVMDRIICGDVGYGKTEVAMRAAFKALMDGKQVVVMAPTTVLASQHYQRFLERFKNYPVEISLLSRLKSDKDQNDIIKKLKAGTVDLVIGTHRILSKDVGFKNLGLVVIDEEQKFGVKAKEKLKHFRANVDMLTLTATPIPRTLNLAFLGIRDISIIQTPPPNRLPVETKFMEKTKENIREAVMKEVAREGQIFYLFNSVKNMKRKLEEIEDILPKYVKTTYIHGQMTPNEIRDRIKEFEDGEVDVLLSTTIIENGIDIENANTIIIENLDKLGLSQVYQLRGRVGRGSRKAYCYLVVDKDKKMTQKGEQRKDSLENIGVFGAGFQLSMEDMRIRGAGEILGEKQHGALETLGYDLYLKLLDWEVKKAKGEKILPDDVDVDLGLDANIPTSYIDESEKIVIYKRLLMFDSTEEIEDIKSELVDRFGKMPDPVKNLFYYLEVKLLARQNFLKSIKKKEEGYLIKFLEEKLDFDKVHDLISKGEVIYVPKDKGIIYRGDILEFLLKFKG; translated from the coding sequence ATGTTTAAGGATATGAAATTTGACAGAGAAAAGATGTATAGGGGAGCAGTTCCCTTTTTTCTTATGAACAGAAATAAAAAAATAATTTATATATCCTCTTCAAATAAAAATATAGAGGATTATTATTTTACACTTTCTGATTATTATAAAGAATCAGTTTATAAGATAGAGAATTTTAACTACAGTGATGAGGAATTTCAGACAATAAACTATGGTCTTTTAAAATTATTAGAAAACAGAGATAACTGGATCCTGCTTGTTTCACTTGAGGGGATTTTAAAAGATTACTTTACAAGGGGAGAACAGATACAACTTTGCCTAGAAAAGGAATATGATTTAAAAGTTATAGAGGAAAAGCTTGTAAAAAACGGTTTCAGAAAAAATTATCTTGTGGAAAAAAGATGGGAATACAGCCGTAGGGGAGATATTATAGATATTTATCCTCCAAATGGTGAAAATCCAGTGAGAATAGAATTTTTTGGTGATGAGGTAGAGAGAATAAGCTATTTTAACATTGAAACCCAGAAGTCTATAGGTAATTTAGATGAGATAAATGTGTATATAAACAATAATAAAGACAGAAAAAAATCCTTCTCTGAGTTACTGGAAAAAATGGTATCTGATGAACCAGAAATCTATATAGAAAATCAAGAGCTTATGAATTATAAGCTAGAGGAATTTATACTCAGAAACAGAGAGGATGAGACTGACCTCAGAAATAAATATTCTGATATTCTAGAAAAAACAGTATCAACAGAAATAATAAGGTTTCAGAATGAAGACAGCGAAAATTATCAGGACTATGAAAATGTAAAAAAAATTTCTGCTGAAAAAAAAGTCATAATTATGACTGAAGAGGAAAAAAGATATAAAGAGATATTTTTCGGAACTCCTCTAAAAATATTGAAAGAGCAGCACTATGAAGGATTTGTCAATGCAGATACTCTCGTGCTTACCGATAGAGAGCTAAAGGGTATAAGAATAAGAAGGACTGATATAGCAAAAGACAGTGTAAAATACACCAATGTAAATCAGATAAGACCTGGAGACTATATAATACACGATATATATGGAGTGGGTATATATTTAGGAATAGAAAAAATAGATGAAAATGATTATCTATCTATAAAATATGCCGGAGAAGATAAGTTATATGTACCGGTAACGGGACTCAATAGGATAGAAAAATATATTTGTGAAAAAGGTTCTACTCCAGAGATATACAATCTCGGTAGGAGAGGATTCAGAAAAAGAAGAGAAAAACTGCAAAAAGATATAATGGAGTTTGCTAAGGAATTAATACAAATACAGGCAAAACGACAGAGTAAAAACGGTTTTGCATTTTCAAAAGATACAGTATGGCAGGAGGAATTTGAGGAAGGGTTTCCCTATGACGAGACCAAGGATCAGATGAAATCAATAGAAGAGGTAAAACAGGATATGGAATCTCATACCGTTATGGATAGAATTATTTGCGGTGACGTAGGTTATGGAAAAACCGAAGTTGCCATGAGGGCTGCATTCAAGGCTCTCATGGACGGAAAACAGGTTGTGGTTATGGCTCCTACAACTGTACTGGCAAGCCAGCATTACCAGAGATTTTTAGAAAGATTTAAAAATTATCCAGTAGAGATATCACTTCTTTCTAGATTAAAAAGTGATAAAGATCAAAATGATATCATAAAAAAACTAAAGGCAGGAACAGTGGATCTTGTAATAGGAACTCACCGGATTCTTTCAAAAGATGTGGGATTCAAAAACCTCGGACTTGTAGTTATAGATGAGGAACAAAAATTCGGGGTAAAAGCCAAGGAAAAGTTAAAACATTTCCGAGCCAATGTGGATATGCTGACCCTGACCGCCACCCCTATACCTAGAACTCTAAATCTTGCATTTCTTGGAATAAGGGACATATCTATAATACAGACGCCACCTCCTAACAGGCTTCCTGTGGAAACAAAGTTTATGGAAAAAACCAAGGAAAACATAAGGGAAGCAGTTATGAAAGAGGTTGCAAGAGAGGGACAGATATTTTATCTTTTCAACTCTGTAAAAAACATGAAGAGAAAACTAGAGGAGATAGAGGACATCCTTCCTAAATACGTAAAGACAACCTATATCCATGGACAGATGACCCCTAACGAGATAAGAGACAGAATAAAAGAGTTTGAAGATGGAGAAGTAGATGTACTGCTATCTACAACTATAATAGAGAACGGAATAGATATAGAAAACGCCAATACAATAATAATAGAAAACCTAGACAAACTTGGTTTGTCTCAAGTTTATCAGCTGAGGGGAAGGGTAGGACGTGGAAGCCGTAAGGCCTACTGTTATCTGGTGGTGGATAAGGATAAGAAAATGACCCAAAAAGGGGAGCAGAGAAAGGATTCCCTTGAAAATATAGGGGTATTCGGGGCAGGATTTCAGCTTTCAATGGAGGATATGAGGATAAGAGGTGCAGGGGAAATATTGGGAGAAAAACAGCATGGAGCCTTGGAAACTCTTGGTTATGATCTTTATTTAAAGCTTTTAGATTGGGAGGTAAAAAAAGCTAAGGGAGAGAAGATACTTCCTGATGATGTTGATGTGGATCTAGGTCTAGATGCCAATATTCCGACAAGTTATATTGATGAATCTGAAAAAATAGTTATTTACAAAAGACTTCTAATGTTTGATTCTACCGAAGAGATAGAAGATATAAAATCAGAACTTGTTGACAGATTTGGAAAAATGCCCGACCCTGTAAAAAATCTCTTTTATTATTTAGAGGTAAAACTTTTAGCCAGACAGAATTTTTTAAAGAGTATAAAGAAAAAAGAAGAGGGTTACCTGATAAAGTTTTTAGAGGAAAAACTAGACTTTGACAAGGTTCACGATCTCATATCCAAGGGAGAAGTAATCTATGTTCCGAAAGATAAGGGGATAATATATAGAGGAGATATTCTTGAATTCTTATTGAAATTCAAGGGTTAG